One Lentimicrobiaceae bacterium genomic window carries:
- a CDS encoding CoA transferase subunit A, with protein sequence MNKLIALEEVVAKIKDGSVIMVGGFMASGTPPRLIDALVKSNVKDLTIICNDTAFPDQGVGRLIVNRQVKKVITSHIGTNPATQAQMNEGTLEVEFVPQGTLAERVRAGGAGLGGFLTPTGLGTMVAEGKQVLTVDGKDFLLEKPLRADIALIGASKGDHEGNLIYNGNSQNFNPLMATATDLVIAEVEKLVETGKICMEHVHTPGIFVDFIINN encoded by the coding sequence ATGAATAAGTTAATTGCTCTGGAAGAAGTTGTAGCCAAAATTAAAGATGGTTCAGTCATAATGGTTGGAGGCTTTATGGCCAGTGGAACTCCGCCACGGCTTATTGATGCACTGGTGAAGTCAAATGTAAAAGATCTGACAATTATTTGTAATGATACAGCATTCCCCGATCAGGGTGTGGGCCGCTTAATTGTTAACCGTCAGGTAAAGAAGGTGATAACCTCACACATAGGAACCAATCCTGCCACGCAGGCACAAATGAATGAAGGCACGCTGGAAGTGGAATTTGTACCTCAGGGTACGCTGGCCGAGCGGGTAAGGGCCGGTGGCGCCGGGCTGGGAGGTTTTCTTACACCAACTGGTTTAGGTACCATGGTGGCCGAAGGCAAGCAGGTACTCACTGTTGATGGCAAAGACTTTCTTCTTGAGAAGCCTTTGCGTGCAGATATAGCATTGATAGGCGCCAGCAAAGGCGACCACGAAGGAAACCTTATTTATAATGGAAACTCGCAAAACTTCAATCCGCTGATGGCAACTGCCACCGATTTGGTTATTGCTGAAGTTGAGAAACTTGTTGAAACCGGTAAAATCTGCATGGAGCATGTTCATACTCCCGGGATTTTTGTAGATTTTATTATCAATAATTAA
- a CDS encoding universal stress protein: protein MKRILVPVDFSDLSTDVIEKAGEIASAFNSEVYILHICYPVVFLSENAPMQPPAGNPCLDEMISENRDLKAMVHYLKNKGVNARSAIIHGPIVSTILHEAKMFDAELIVVGSQSHGLVYRTLIGSVSSGIMRQSSCPVLVIPQS, encoded by the coding sequence ATGAAACGAATTCTGGTTCCGGTAGATTTTTCTGATTTATCAACAGATGTTATTGAAAAGGCCGGCGAAATTGCCAGCGCATTTAACAGCGAAGTTTATATATTGCATATATGTTATCCCGTAGTATTTTTGAGTGAAAATGCACCGATGCAGCCACCGGCAGGTAATCCGTGTCTCGACGAAATGATAAGCGAAAACCGTGACCTGAAGGCCATGGTGCACTACCTGAAAAACAAAGGGGTAAATGCCCGTTCTGCCATTATTCATGGTCCGATAGTAAGCACCATTCTGCATGAGGCCAAAATGTTTGACGCCGAGCTCATTGTTGTGGGCTCGCAGAGTCATGGACTGGTTTACCGAACACTGATAGGAAGTGTAAGCAGTGGCATCATGCGCCAGAGCTCCTGCCCTGTTTTGGTTATTCCGCAAAGTTGA
- a CDS encoding 3-keto-5-aminohexanoate cleavage protein, with protein sequence MEKLIITAAICGAEVLKEHNPAVPYTVEEIVREAKSAYEAGASIIHLHVRWDDGTPTQDKGRFKEMIDAIKAEIPDVIIQPSTGGAVGMSNDERLQPTELKPEMATLDCGTLNFGGDEVFMNTENTIKYFGERMIQLGIKPELEVFDKSMIDMALRLHKKGFIQKPMHFDFVMGVNGGISGELRDFVFLRGSIPDDATYTVAGVGRFEFPLAMAAIIDGGHVRVGFEDNVYLSKGVLAKSNGELVAKVVRMATEMGREIATPADARRILGLEAK encoded by the coding sequence ATGGAAAAACTGATAATTACTGCCGCCATTTGTGGCGCTGAAGTGCTTAAAGAGCATAATCCTGCAGTCCCCTATACTGTTGAAGAAATTGTACGTGAGGCCAAATCAGCCTATGAAGCAGGTGCAAGCATTATTCACCTGCATGTCCGCTGGGACGATGGAACACCAACCCAGGATAAAGGTCGTTTTAAAGAAATGATTGATGCGATTAAAGCTGAAATTCCTGATGTGATTATCCAGCCTTCAACCGGTGGAGCTGTTGGTATGAGCAATGATGAACGCCTGCAACCAACAGAATTAAAGCCCGAAATGGCCACACTCGACTGCGGAACGCTCAATTTTGGCGGCGATGAGGTATTTATGAATACTGAAAACACCATTAAATATTTTGGCGAGCGCATGATTCAGCTGGGTATAAAACCTGAACTTGAGGTTTTCGACAAAAGCATGATCGACATGGCTTTACGTCTTCATAAAAAAGGGTTTATTCAAAAACCCATGCACTTCGATTTTGTAATGGGAGTAAATGGCGGAATATCAGGCGAACTACGTGACTTTGTTTTTTTGAGAGGCAGTATTCCTGATGATGCTACTTATACGGTGGCAGGTGTCGGACGCTTCGAATTTCCGCTGGCAATGGCTGCTATTATTGATGGCGGGCATGTGCGCGTCGGGTTCGAAGATAATGTGTACTTGTCGAAAGGAGTTCTCGCAAAATCAAATGGCGAACTGGTGGCTAAAGTAGTCAGAATGGCCACAGAAATGGGCCGCGAAATCGCCACTCCGGCCGATGCCCGCCGGATACTGGGTCTTGAGGCAAAATAA
- the mtnA gene encoding S-methyl-5-thioribose-1-phosphate isomerase, translating to MRVAGKNYQTIWFEGESVFMIDQNLLPFKFSIAECKTWEETCEAIKMMTVRGAGAIGAAAGFAMAQAVISNESPEMARQRIKATRPTARDLFYAVDRVYEAAAGSVQAAVDEAIRLARLNTEAAKNIGKYGESLIADGARVLTHCNAGWLGFVDYGSALSPVYHAHRGGKSVFVYADETRPRSQGARLTAWELTNEGIEHQIVPDNAGAYLMSKGLVDLVIVGADRIAANGDTANKIGTFEKAIIAKQFGIPFFVAAPVSTFDAATLNGEGIEIEERSADEVHFQTGPDQNGQMHTIRVTNPGSDAINPAFDVTPAEFITGIITEKGIIKASGDEIKALF from the coding sequence ATGAGAGTAGCCGGGAAAAATTATCAGACTATATGGTTTGAAGGAGAATCGGTTTTTATGATCGATCAGAATTTACTGCCATTTAAGTTTTCAATAGCAGAGTGTAAAACATGGGAAGAAACCTGCGAGGCCATTAAAATGATGACGGTAAGAGGTGCCGGAGCCATTGGTGCTGCTGCCGGATTTGCTATGGCTCAGGCTGTTATCTCAAATGAAAGTCCCGAAATGGCCCGGCAGCGGATTAAAGCAACGCGGCCTACTGCCCGCGACCTGTTTTATGCTGTGGATCGCGTGTATGAAGCAGCTGCAGGCTCCGTTCAGGCTGCCGTGGATGAAGCCATCAGGCTTGCCCGGTTAAATACCGAAGCTGCAAAAAATATCGGAAAATATGGTGAGTCATTGATTGCTGACGGGGCAAGAGTTCTCACACATTGCAATGCCGGTTGGCTTGGCTTTGTTGATTACGGCAGTGCATTGTCGCCTGTTTATCACGCTCACCGTGGCGGGAAATCTGTTTTCGTTTATGCCGATGAAACCCGGCCCAGAAGTCAGGGTGCGCGCCTTACGGCATGGGAGCTGACGAATGAAGGCATTGAACACCAAATAGTTCCTGATAATGCCGGAGCTTACCTGATGTCGAAAGGCCTGGTTGATTTGGTGATTGTGGGTGCCGACCGAATTGCGGCTAACGGTGATACTGCCAATAAAATCGGAACCTTTGAAAAAGCCATCATTGCAAAACAATTTGGGATTCCTTTTTTTGTTGCTGCCCCTGTGTCAACGTTCGACGCTGCAACTCTAAACGGCGAAGGGATTGAAATTGAGGAACGAAGTGCTGATGAAGTGCACTTTCAAACCGGCCCTGATCAGAATGGCCAGATGCATACCATACGGGTAACCAATCCTGGCTCTGATGCTATAAATCCGGCTTTTGATGTTACTCCGGCAGAGTTTATTACCGGTATTATTACCGAAAAAGGAATTATAAAGGCATCAGGGGATGAGATAAAGGCACTTTTTTAG
- the ablA gene encoding lysine 2,3-aminomutase, which produces MSINRRKEFFPEATDEQWNDWKWQVKNRIETFDQLKKYISLTPSEEEGVKKSLETLRMAITPYYLSLIDTDNPNCPIRKQAVPSGAELHRSVADLLDPLHEDGDSPVPGLTHRYPDRVLFLITDMCSMYCRHCTRRRFAGQNDRETPSDRIQQAIDYIARTPQVRDVLLSGGDALMVSDRMLESIIQRLREIPHVEIIRIGTRVPVVCPQRITDDLVNMLKKYHPIWVNTHFNHPNEITPESAEACNKLANVGIPLGNQSVLLRGVNDCVNIMKNLVHGLVKIRVRPYYIYQCDLSMGLEHFRTPVSKGIEIIENLRGHTSGYAVPTFVVDAPGGGGKIPVMPTYLISQAPGKVVLRNFEGVITTYSEPQDYKSECHCPDCEKAKYTEGVASLLMGDQLSLEPEGLSRKIRNLSDQCLSQVTF; this is translated from the coding sequence ATGTCTATTAACAGAAGAAAAGAATTTTTTCCTGAGGCTACCGACGAACAATGGAACGATTGGAAGTGGCAGGTTAAAAACAGAATTGAGACATTTGATCAACTCAAAAAATATATCAGTCTCACGCCTTCTGAAGAAGAAGGTGTAAAAAAATCGCTCGAGACACTGCGTATGGCTATAACGCCGTATTATCTATCTCTGATTGACACCGATAACCCAAATTGCCCTATCCGCAAACAGGCTGTGCCATCAGGTGCTGAACTGCATCGCTCAGTGGCCGATTTACTTGACCCTTTGCACGAAGATGGTGATTCACCGGTACCGGGGCTTACACACCGGTATCCCGACAGGGTTTTGTTCCTGATTACTGATATGTGCTCAATGTATTGCCGCCACTGCACCCGCAGGAGATTTGCCGGACAGAACGACCGCGAAACCCCTTCTGACAGAATACAGCAAGCTATTGATTACATTGCCCGTACACCTCAGGTAAGAGATGTATTACTTTCGGGTGGCGATGCCCTTATGGTAAGCGACCGGATGCTTGAATCAATCATTCAGCGTTTGCGCGAAATTCCTCATGTTGAAATCATCAGGATTGGTACCCGTGTGCCGGTAGTATGCCCACAGCGCATTACCGATGATTTGGTGAATATGCTTAAAAAATATCATCCTATCTGGGTTAACACACATTTTAACCACCCGAATGAAATTACTCCTGAATCTGCTGAAGCATGCAACAAGCTGGCCAATGTTGGTATTCCTTTGGGAAATCAATCGGTGCTGCTCAGAGGTGTGAACGATTGTGTGAACATCATGAAAAATCTTGTGCATGGATTGGTTAAAATCAGGGTTCGGCCATACTATATCTATCAATGCGATCTTTCCATGGGTCTTGAGCATTTCAGAACACCTGTTTCAAAAGGTATTGAAATCATCGAAAACCTTCGCGGACATACATCAGGCTATGCAGTGCCAACATTTGTTGTAGATGCTCCTGGTGGTGGCGGTAAAATTCCGGTAATGCCTACTTACCTGATTTCTCAGGCTCCCGGCAAGGTTGTATTGCGCAATTTCGAAGGGGTGATTACGACCTATTCTGAACCGCAGGACTACAAAAGTGAATGCCATTGCCCCGATTGTGAAAAGGCTAAATACACTGAAGGTGTAGCTTCTCTGCTGATGGGCGATCAGTTGTCGCTTGAGCCGGAAGGCCTATCTCGTAAAATCAGAAACCTATCCGATCAATGCCTTTCACAGGTGACATTCTAA
- a CDS encoding DNA mismatch repair protein MutS yields the protein MANLRNIISQNNGLRFMVEELTVCSSAGRRMLLSQEMMTNARKIEEEFNKLEVVVEIVSNESSAIHIEKLRHTLSQLRDIHGTLSNLANESVLDDIGLFEIKHFSLLNETARQCLSEVSCTVIDLPDLQHVFDMLDPEKQGIAHFYIYPAYSSELAGLRKRQQILLQTDPEQAEVLRYRCMLIEDSIRQHLSTRLLAEKAHLLNALEQLAMADILFAKAIQAVNYHCCKPQTANKTTEYQGLFNPFIGEALQLQQKVFQPVDIRLDNSPCVITGANMAGKTVLLKTVALSQYLFQFGFYIPAASALVVPVDDILHSMGDEQSELSGLSSFASEMLKINHIVAQARAGQKLLALIDEPARTTNPEEGRAIVNALTFVLSKLEVRSLITTHYSNITTVCRKLRVKGLVLDQLKDRITVANINNYMDYTLLEHEADDVPLEALRIASILGVDDELVEQAGRYLTQN from the coding sequence ATGGCAAATCTGCGAAATATTATCAGTCAGAATAATGGCTTGAGATTTATGGTCGAAGAACTCACTGTTTGTTCTTCTGCCGGAAGACGTATGCTTCTTTCGCAGGAAATGATGACCAACGCCCGCAAAATTGAAGAAGAGTTTAACAAACTTGAAGTTGTTGTTGAAATCGTAAGCAATGAATCCAGTGCCATACATATTGAGAAACTGAGGCACACCTTGTCACAGCTTCGCGATATTCATGGTACACTGTCTAATCTTGCCAATGAATCAGTACTCGACGATATCGGGCTCTTCGAAATAAAGCATTTCAGTTTGCTGAATGAAACCGCCAGGCAATGCTTGTCTGAAGTTAGCTGCACTGTAATTGATTTGCCAGATTTGCAGCATGTTTTCGACATGCTTGATCCTGAAAAACAGGGGATTGCCCATTTTTATATTTACCCGGCTTATAGTAGTGAATTAGCCGGATTGCGTAAGCGGCAGCAAATATTATTACAAACTGATCCTGAACAGGCTGAAGTTTTACGTTATCGTTGCATGCTTATAGAAGACAGTATAAGGCAGCATTTGTCAACCCGCTTGTTGGCCGAAAAAGCTCATCTGCTTAATGCTCTTGAGCAACTTGCTATGGCTGATATTTTGTTTGCCAAAGCCATTCAGGCTGTTAATTATCATTGTTGCAAGCCTCAAACAGCAAATAAAACTACCGAATATCAGGGCCTTTTCAATCCATTCATCGGAGAAGCTTTGCAACTTCAGCAAAAGGTTTTCCAACCTGTTGATATCAGGCTGGACAACTCACCCTGTGTAATTACCGGTGCAAATATGGCCGGTAAAACAGTCTTACTTAAAACAGTAGCTTTATCGCAATACCTGTTTCAGTTTGGATTTTACATTCCTGCAGCCAGTGCCCTAGTGGTGCCGGTTGATGATATATTGCACAGCATGGGCGATGAACAATCAGAACTCAGCGGCCTCTCTTCTTTTGCTTCTGAAATGCTCAAAATCAACCATATAGTTGCTCAGGCGCGTGCAGGTCAAAAACTTCTTGCCCTGATTGATGAGCCTGCGCGGACGACCAATCCAGAGGAAGGAAGAGCCATTGTAAATGCCTTAACTTTTGTGCTTTCAAAACTGGAGGTTCGAAGCCTCATTACAACCCATTACAGCAACATCACCACTGTCTGCCGGAAATTAAGGGTAAAAGGTCTGGTGTTGGATCAATTAAAAGACAGGATAACGGTTGCCAATATTAACAACTATATGGATTATACCCTGCTTGAGCATGAAGCTGACGATGTACCGCTTGAAGCTTTGCGCATTGCTTCCATTCTGGGCGTTGATGATGAGCTGGTTGAACAGGCGGGCCGTTATCTTACACAAAACTGA
- a CDS encoding L-erythro-3,5-diaminohexanoate dehydrogenase, translating into MKKGSKYGIHRVIEPKGVLPQPANKIDNNMDEIYDNEILIDVLTLNVDSASFTQIEEQAGGDEKKIAEIMFDIVAKQGKHRNPVTGSGGMLLGIVEKIGSALEGKIDLKVGDKIATLVSLSLTPLRIDKIKEIRKDVDQVDIEGKAILFESGIYAKIPADMPEKLALSALDVAGAPAQTARLVKPGDTVLIIGAGGKSGMLCCYEARKRAGVTGKVIGLCHGEKSAQRLRDLGFCDEVFTADATIPVPVLEKIEELTNGQLCDVTINNVNIPDTEMTSILCTKDTGVVYFFSMATSFTKAALGAEGIGSDVTMIVGNGYTKGHAEITLQLLRECDELRKVFTELYA; encoded by the coding sequence ATGAAAAAAGGAAGTAAATACGGTATTCACCGTGTAATTGAACCAAAAGGAGTTCTACCTCAGCCAGCCAATAAGATTGATAACAACATGGATGAGATCTACGACAATGAGATCCTGATCGATGTCCTTACATTAAATGTTGATTCTGCCAGTTTTACCCAAATTGAAGAACAAGCAGGTGGCGATGAGAAAAAAATTGCCGAAATTATGTTCGATATCGTTGCCAAACAAGGCAAACATCGCAATCCGGTTACCGGATCAGGTGGTATGCTTTTAGGTATTGTTGAAAAAATAGGCTCTGCACTTGAAGGTAAAATTGATTTGAAAGTGGGCGATAAAATTGCCACACTGGTGTCATTGTCACTTACTCCGCTGCGTATCGATAAAATCAAAGAAATCCGTAAAGATGTTGACCAGGTTGACATTGAAGGGAAGGCAATCCTTTTCGAAAGCGGCATTTATGCAAAAATACCTGCCGATATGCCTGAGAAATTAGCCCTCTCAGCGCTGGATGTAGCTGGTGCTCCTGCTCAAACTGCCCGTTTGGTAAAACCAGGTGATACTGTACTGATTATTGGAGCAGGCGGAAAATCAGGAATGCTTTGCTGCTATGAAGCAAGAAAACGCGCCGGAGTTACCGGTAAAGTGATCGGACTCTGCCACGGCGAAAAAAGTGCCCAGCGCTTGCGCGATCTCGGCTTTTGCGACGAAGTGTTTACTGCTGATGCCACTATTCCTGTTCCGGTTCTTGAAAAAATTGAAGAACTTACCAATGGACAGCTTTGCGACGTTACCATTAACAACGTAAACATTCCTGATACTGAAATGACCAGCATCCTGTGTACCAAAGATACCGGAGTTGTTTATTTCTTCTCAATGGCTACCAGCTTTACAAAAGCCGCTTTGGGTGCCGAAGGTATTGGCAGTGATGTTACCATGATAGTTGGCAATGGATATACCAAAGGACACGCCGAAATTACCCTGCAGTTGCTTCGCGAATGCGACGAACTCAGAAAGGTTTTTACTGAACTTTACGCTTAA
- a CDS encoding 3-aminobutyryl-CoA ammonia lyase, with the protein MKEQSIIRVRMSSHDAHYGGNLVDGAKMLQLFGDVATELLIRNDGDEGLFKAYDNVEFMAPVFAGDYIEAVGEITHIGNTSRKMNFEARKVIVPRPEISDSAADVLTEYIVVCKASGTCVVPLKNQRKNQ; encoded by the coding sequence ATGAAAGAACAGTCAATTATCAGAGTGCGCATGAGTTCGCACGATGCCCATTACGGAGGAAACCTGGTTGACGGAGCCAAGATGCTTCAATTATTTGGCGATGTAGCTACTGAATTACTTATACGAAACGATGGAGACGAAGGCCTTTTTAAGGCTTACGATAATGTTGAATTTATGGCTCCGGTTTTTGCGGGCGATTATATTGAGGCCGTTGGTGAAATTACCCATATTGGCAATACTTCGCGCAAAATGAATTTTGAAGCCCGCAAAGTCATAGTCCCCCGTCCCGAAATTTCTGATTCGGCAGCCGATGTTCTTACAGAATATATTGTGGTTTGCAAAGCCAGCGGAACCTGTGTTGTTCCATTGAAAAATCAGCGCAAAAACCAATAA
- a CDS encoding DNA-3-methyladenine glycosylase I, whose product MEKTCNWPGNDPLMIEYHDKEWGVPVHDDRKLFEFLVLDAFQAGLSWKTILHRREGFRRAFDNFDATKIAAYTDDDFNRLMADSGIIRNRAKIRGTIKNARLFLEIQREFGSFDAYIWQFTGGKTIVNHWTNLKQLPATSPESDAMAKDMKKRGFTFCGSTICYAFMQAAGLVDDHLEDCFRKCS is encoded by the coding sequence ATGGAAAAAACCTGTAACTGGCCGGGCAACGACCCGTTGATGATAGAATACCACGATAAGGAGTGGGGTGTACCGGTTCATGATGACCGCAAACTGTTTGAGTTTCTTGTGCTCGATGCCTTTCAGGCAGGCCTGAGCTGGAAAACCATCCTGCATCGCCGCGAAGGTTTTCGGCGGGCTTTCGACAATTTTGACGCTACAAAAATTGCAGCCTACACCGATGATGATTTTAACCGCCTGATGGCCGATTCCGGAATTATCCGCAACAGGGCGAAAATAAGGGGAACCATTAAAAATGCCAGGCTGTTTCTTGAAATTCAGCGTGAGTTTGGTAGTTTCGATGCCTACATCTGGCAGTTTACCGGTGGCAAAACCATCGTAAACCACTGGACCAATCTTAAACAACTGCCGGCCACCAGCCCTGAGTCAGATGCCATGGCTAAGGACATGAAAAAGCGGGGTTTCACCTTCTGTGGCAGCACCATCTGCTATGCCTTTATGCAGGCCGCCGGATTGGTGGATGATCACCTGGAAGATTGTTTCAGAAAATGCTCTTGA
- a CDS encoding YgiQ family radical SAM protein produces the protein MNIPEKRPITDWLPVSREELDRRGWDEVDVIIVSGDAYVDHPSFGHAVMGRLIEKEGFRVAVLPQPNWRDDLRDFKKLGKPRLFFGVTAGCMDSMVNHYTANKRLRSDDAYTPGGIAGFRPDYASVVYTGILKKLFPDVPVILGGIEASMRRLTHYDYWSDSLKPDILTWSGADMLVFGMGEKAIVALLQRLAAGEPIHQIRDLEQTAFKVPADELLPEMPGVNTLELPSHVQCKADKKAFARHFRIFEEESNRWQGARLIEPNGDTVTVINPANPPMEEKEIDAAFDLPYTRQPHPRYNKRGQIPAFEMIRNSINLHRGCFGGCAFCAISAHQGKFVVSRSEKSIMNEVKLVASEPDFKGHITDMGGPSANMYLMKGIDTDKCKKCKRASCIFPTICRNLNTDHRPMTALYKKAMLVQGVKRITIGSGIRYDMLVGRTEAENKANGLDEYLKQVITKHVSGRLKVAPEHSAQNVLQIMRKPHYRTFIDFQKRFEEINRQNGLKQQLIPYFISSHPGSRPEDMAELACETMQQGFRLEQVQDFTPTPMTLATAIYYTGIDPYTQKPVYVAKTKEDKVNQQRFFFWYKAENKRWLSDTLRKMGRKDLLDKFGKTKRY, from the coding sequence ATGAACATTCCTGAAAAACGACCCATAACCGATTGGTTGCCCGTTAGCCGCGAGGAACTCGACCGTCGAGGCTGGGACGAAGTTGACGTCATCATCGTTTCAGGCGATGCTTATGTTGATCATCCTTCATTTGGCCATGCTGTAATGGGTCGTTTAATAGAAAAAGAAGGTTTCAGGGTGGCTGTTTTACCTCAGCCCAACTGGCGTGACGACCTGCGCGACTTCAAAAAACTTGGCAAGCCACGCCTTTTCTTTGGTGTAACTGCCGGTTGCATGGATTCCATGGTGAATCATTATACAGCCAACAAACGCCTGCGCTCTGACGATGCTTATACACCCGGTGGAATTGCAGGCTTCAGGCCGGATTATGCAAGTGTTGTTTATACTGGAATTTTAAAGAAACTATTTCCTGATGTGCCCGTAATTCTGGGTGGAATTGAAGCCTCCATGCGCCGTCTTACGCACTATGACTACTGGAGCGATAGTCTGAAACCTGACATCCTCACATGGAGTGGAGCTGATATGCTGGTGTTTGGAATGGGAGAAAAGGCTATTGTAGCACTTTTGCAGCGACTTGCAGCTGGCGAGCCCATTCACCAGATTCGTGACCTGGAGCAAACCGCCTTCAAAGTGCCGGCAGACGAGTTGTTACCTGAAATGCCAGGTGTTAATACCCTTGAACTTCCCTCGCATGTGCAGTGTAAGGCCGATAAAAAAGCCTTTGCCCGTCATTTCAGAATTTTTGAAGAGGAGTCGAACCGCTGGCAGGGAGCTCGCCTTATTGAGCCCAACGGCGATACGGTTACGGTGATAAATCCGGCCAATCCCCCGATGGAGGAAAAGGAAATTGATGCTGCATTCGATTTGCCTTACACCCGGCAACCCCATCCTCGTTACAATAAACGGGGTCAGATTCCGGCTTTTGAGATGATCCGCAATTCTATCAATTTGCACCGCGGTTGCTTTGGTGGCTGTGCTTTTTGTGCTATTTCTGCCCATCAGGGCAAATTTGTGGTAAGCCGTTCTGAGAAATCAATTATGAACGAAGTGAAACTGGTAGCATCAGAACCGGATTTCAAAGGCCACATTACCGATATGGGCGGCCCTTCGGCCAATATGTATCTGATGAAAGGGATTGATACTGATAAATGTAAGAAATGCAAACGGGCTTCCTGTATCTTTCCGACCATCTGCCGGAACCTGAATACCGACCACCGGCCAATGACTGCCCTTTATAAAAAAGCAATGCTGGTACAGGGGGTGAAAAGAATCACCATTGGCAGCGGAATCCGTTACGATATGCTGGTGGGTCGCACTGAAGCTGAAAACAAAGCCAATGGTCTGGATGAATATCTGAAGCAGGTAATTACAAAGCATGTTTCGGGCAGGTTAAAGGTGGCTCCTGAACACAGTGCACAGAATGTACTTCAGATTATGCGGAAACCTCACTATCGTACTTTTATCGATTTCCAGAAACGTTTTGAGGAGATCAATCGTCAAAATGGGCTGAAGCAGCAACTGATTCCTTATTTTATTTCAAGTCATCCGGGCAGCCGCCCCGAAGATATGGCCGAACTTGCCTGCGAAACCATGCAACAGGGTTTCCGCCTGGAGCAGGTGCAGGATTTTACGCCTACGCCCATGACCCTGGCCACAGCCATTTATTATACGGGTATTGATCCATACACGCAAAAACCTGTGTATGTGGCCAAAACAAAAGAAGACAAAGTTAATCAGCAGCGTTTCTTTTTCTGGTATAAAGCAGAGAATAAAAGATGGTTGTCAGATACCCTCCGAAAAATGGGCAGAAAAGATTTGCTGGATAAGTTTGGGAAAACGAAACGTTATTGA